A single genomic interval of Zingiber officinale cultivar Zhangliang chromosome 4A, Zo_v1.1, whole genome shotgun sequence harbors:
- the LOC121971266 gene encoding phragmoplastin DRP1E-like gives MTTMESLIGLVNRIQRACTMLGDYGGGADGALPTLWEALPSVAVVGGQSSGKSSVLESVVGRDFLPRGSGIVTRRPLVLQLHKTEEGKPEYAEFLHLPKRIFTDFSLVRKEIQDETDRLTGKTKQISPVPIHLSIYSPFVVNLTLIDLPGLTKVAVEGQPDNIVQDIENMVRSYVEKPNCIILAITPANQDIATSDAIKLAREVDPTGERTFGVLTKLDLMDKGTHALDVLEGKAYKLQHPWVGIVNRSQADINKNVDMIIARRKEKEYFANSLDYSHLASKMGSEYLAKLLSKHLESVIRARIPSITSLINKTIDELESEMDNLGRPIAVDAGAQLYTILELCRAFDKIFKEHLDGGRPGGDRIYGVFDHQLPAALRKLPFDRHLSLQNVKKVVSEADGYQPHLIAPEQGYRRLIESSLNYFRGPAEASVDAVHFVLKDLVRKSIGETQELKRFPSLQAELAAACYQALERFREDSRKTAIRLVDMEASYLTVDFFRKLPQDIEKTGNPSTITADRYSEGHFRRIASNVSSYIVMVSEMLKNTLPKATVHCQVREAKRSLLNHFYTQIGRKEGKQLYQLLDEDPALMERRVQCAKRLELYKNARDEIEAVSWAR, from the exons ATGAcgacgatggagagcttgatcgGCCTGGTGAACCGTATTCAGAGGGCGTGCACGATGCTTGGGGACTACGGCGGCGGCGCCGACGGCGCTCTGCCGACCCTCTGGGAGGCGCTTCCCTCCGTCGCCGTCGTCGGCGGACAG AGCTCCGGCAAATCGTCGGTTTTGGAGAGCGTCGTTGGGCGAGATTTCTTGCCGCGTGGTTCTG GAATCGTGACGAGAAGACCGCTGGTACTGCAGCTTCACAAGACAGAGGAGGGGAAGCCAGAATATGCTGAGTTTCTTCACTTGCCAAAGAGAATATTCACCGATTTCT CTCTTGTGCGAAAGGAAATTCAAGATGAAACAGACAGGCTTACAGGCAAAACCAAACAAATTTCTCCTGTTCCAATACATCTTAGCATTTATTCTCCCTTTG TTGTGAACCTAACACTTATTGATCTCCCTGGTCTAACAAAGGTTGCTGTAG AAGGGCAGCCTGATAACATTGTGCAAGATATTGAAAATATGGTGCGGTCATATGTTGAGAAG CCAAACTGCATAATATTAGCTATTACCCCTGCCAATCAGGATATTGCAACCTCAGATGCCATCAAGCTTGCTAGGGAAGTTGATCCAACAG GTGAAAGAACGTTTGGGGTGTTAACAAAACTTGATTTGATGGATAAAGGAACTCATGCACTCGAT GTTCTTGAAGGAAAAGCCTATAAGCTTCAGCATCCATGGGTTGGAATTGTCAACCGCTCTCAAGCAGATATCAATAAAAATGTTGATATGATTATTGCCAGGCGAAAAGAAAAGGAGTATTTTGCAAATAGTTTAGATTATTCACATTTAGCTAGTAAAATGGGTTCGGAATATCTTGCTAAACTTCTTTCAAAG CATTTGGAATCTGTAATCAGGGCTCGAATTCCTAGCATTACATCTTTGATAAACAAAACCATAGATGAACTTGAATCAGAGATGGACAATCTTGGCAGACCTATTGCTGTGGATGCTGGG GCTCAATTGTACACCATATTGGAACTGTGCCGTGCATTTGATAAGATATTCAAGGAACATCTAGATGGAGG TCGCCCTGGTGGTGATCGAATCTATGGGGTCTTTGATCATCAGCTCCCTGCTGCTTTGAGGAAGCTTCCATTTGATCGTCATCTTTCCCTACAAAATGTGAAGAAAGTCGTCTCAGAAGCAGATGGTTATCAACCACATCTGATTGCTCCTGAGCAAGGTTATCGCCGCTTGATTGAGAGTTCTTTGAATTATTTCAGAGGTCCTGCTGAAGCATCAGTTGATGCT GTACATTTTGTTCTCAAGGATTTGGTACGGAAGTCCATTGGAGAGACACAG GAGCTGAAGAGATTCCCTAGTCTCCAAGCCGAACTTGCCGCTGCTTGTTATCAAGCTCTCGAAAGGTTCCGTGAAGACAGCCGAAAGACTGCGATCCGATTGGTTGACATGGAAGCATCCTATTTGACAGTTGACTTCTTCAGAAAGCTCCCGCAGGATATTGAGAAAACTGGGAATCCTTCCACTATCACTGCTGACCGATACTCTGAAGGACACTTCAGGAGGATAGCCTCTAATGTATCCTCCTACATAGTAATGGTTTCTGAAATGCTCAAGAACACACTCCCGAAGGCTACAGTCCATTGTCAAGTCAGAGAAGCCAAACGCTCTTTGCTCAACCACTTCTACACCCAAATAGGAAGAAAAGAG GGAAAGCAGCTATATCAGCTGTTGGATGAAGATCCTGCTCTAATGGAGCGCAGAGTGCAGTGTGCCAAGAGGCTGGAGCTATACAAAAATGCAAGAGATGAAATTGAGGCAGTAT